The stretch of DNA CGTGTCTGCTGTTTTCGGCTAACGCGCTGGCGCGGGCCATCACGGCCATTGGCGACGACGAGTTTGGTCGGTTTGGCCTATCGTATTCACATGCGTATCTGCTCTGCGAAGTCGTTGATCAGCCTGGCGTAACGCCCTCTGAATTGAGCGAAACGTTGTATCTGACTCCTTCGACTATTACACGATTAGTCGAAAAACTGGAACAGAAACACCTGCTCCGGCGCGAGTCGGAGGGGAAGAAAACGCTGATTTACGCTACGCTCGACGGTGAAGCTTTGCGCCCCGCCATAGCCGAAGCCTGGCAGCGGGTAGGAGCACGGTACTCACAAGCTATTGGTGAGGAGAACGTCTGTCAATTTACACAACAGGTGTTTAGAGCCGCGCAGTCGCTGGAGGCTATCTAACGGTAAAGATTTACCGCCTGATATACAGATAGAATTATTGCATGTGCAAGCAAATTAACAACAAACAGTCATGAAAACGAACGAACAACCCATTGGCCTGATGCTGGGTAACGGCAACGAAACCACAAAAGACATATGCCGTTCGCTGGCGAAAAATGGCGTTTCGGCCATTGTAATCCAAAAGGAAGGGAGCGCGATAACCGATGTAGAACCGCCCCGTCAATGGTCGGGTCAGCCTGGTAAGGACCTGTTTTTTAATGGCTGGAAGTTGCTTTTTTAATCTTTTCACTTTTCATTATTACCATGCATTACGTCATCACTGGCTCGTTGGGCCACACGGGTAAACCCATTACAGAAGGTCTTATCAACGCAGGCCATACCGTTACGGTTGTAACAAGCAAAGCCGAGAATACGGCTGCTATTGAAGCACTTGGCGCGAAAGCCGCCGTTGGCAGTGTAACCAATGCTGATTTTGTGCGCGATGCTTTCGCTGGTGCCGATGCCGTCTATCTGCTCATCCCCTCCAATTGGGGCGTTACCAACTGGCGCGGGTTTCAGAACGAAATCGCTGATAATTACATTGCCGCTATCAAAGCCCACGACATTCGCTTTTCGGTTCTGCTGAGCAGCGTAGGGGCGCACATGGGCAATGGTGCCGGTCCGGTCGACGGGCTGCACGATGCCGAGCAGAAACTGTCGCAGGTGGCCGGGTTGAACAACCTCTTTCTGCGGCCTTCCTACTTCATGTACAACCTCCTCAGCATGATTGGCATGGTAAAAGGTGCGGGTATTATGGGCAGCAACTTTGGTACTGATACCGTTATATTAACGCATACCGATGACATTGCCGACGTAGCTCTTCAGGCACTGCTGAACCTTGACTTCACCGGCAATCGGGTTCAGTATATTGCGAGTGACGAGCGCACGGGACCCGAAATTGCCCGTGTTCTGGGCGAAGCTGTAGGCAAACCCGAAACGCCCTGGATTGTGTTTGAGGACGAACAAAGCCGACAAGGCATGTTGCAGGCTGGTATAAACGAAGAGATTGCCAATAATTACACCAAATTAGGCGAGGCCATGCGGACGGGTGAGATGCAGGCCGATTTCTTAGCCAATAAGCCAGCGCATTACGGCAAAATCAAACTGGAAGATTTCGCCAAAAACGAATTTGCCCCCGCCTTTGGAGCGTAACCGTTGAATGACGGAATGATTGAGTGATTGAATGATGGAATGGAACACTTAGGTAATCGCTCCATTCCATCATTCAACCACTCAATCATTCCGTCATTCAATCACTCAACCACTCCCCACTTTATTTGCCTCCTCCCACACTGGCGGGGCTTCCCATTCCCTGTGATAGAGCCATTAATTTTTCGCTCAGGGTAGTAATGGCTTTTTTGTACCGCGCTTCCAGATCGGGAAGATTAGCGGTCGACTTCAGCGAGGCTTCGTACAACAGGCCGGGCAACATCCACGACGCATAACCACTGTTGGGGTCCGACGAGGCATATAATGACCGATACCACGACCCGAACGCGTTGCCTTTGGGGTCGATAAAAGCCCGTTCAAGCAGTCGTAATTCGCGGTTTAGTTCGGCTAATCTGTCGGTGCGGCCACTTTTCAGGTAATTCTGCCGGGCGTTTTCGCAGGCATCGGCGTTCTTTTTCAAGTCGGCTACGGCGTCGAGCAGGGGTTGAATCGAGTACGAAGGCGCGTATTCCTGAATCTTCTTTTCAGCCGCTTTCAGGTGAACGGCAAGGTCGGTGGGGTAGCGCGTTGGGTCGTAGGGCACCAGGTCGGCGTTGGCGAGACGGAGTGTCATCGTACCCACAATCTGCTCCATCATCGGCCCCATTTTATAGGTTGGGTCGGCGAATTTATCGTAAAAATAGAGGTCGTCGTACTGCGAATGGTAGAGCGTTGGGCCTTCCATACCCGCGCTTAAAGCCGGAATACCCACGTGCATATACGGCCCGATGTGGTCAGAACCCCCGCCGAGGTTGCCAATGGTTGGTTCGCCCGATTGCACTGCCGGCGCACTCGATCCTGTTACGCGGGTGGGATTGCCTGCCGCTTTCTGCGCCATCCAGTGCTGATACACGGTTTTGTTCGAGTCGGGGTACTGCACGGCCTGCGTGGCTTCAATAATCAGCCTTTTCATACTTGGTGATGCACTCGCCCCAAACGTCCGGCCCGACACAGCCGCATCGTAGTTCATGTAGGCCACGGCCTTCTGCGTCAGCTCGTCGCGAAACTGTTCGCTCCACTCCGCCGAGCCAATCACGCCCGGTTCTTCGGCGTCCCAGTGAGCAACCTTAATCGTGCGTCGGGGCCGCTGACCGGCTTTTGCCAATTTGCCGAGCGATTCGGTCAGGCTTAGCAACATAGCCGTACCTGAGTTGGGGTCGGTGGCTCCGAAACTCCAGGCGTCGTAATGACACCCGGCAATAATCCATTCGTCGGGAAATTCGCTGCCCGTTAGTGTACCTACTACCTGATAAATTCGCTGAATGGCCCGTTCCTGCTTCACCATGAGCCGCACGCGCAGAGACGGGCTACCTTCGAGCCGGTACGTGAATGGCAATCCGCCCTGCCAGCCCGTTGGTACAGATTTTGCGCCGTTCATGCGTTTCAGGATTTCGACCGCCGAACCGTAGGGGAGGGGTGTTACCGGTATTTTGTGCAAGGCTACGTCTTTCTCTGCCAGACGTTTGGGGGTGTTTTTGGCATCCATTGGTAATGCCGCTTCACCGGGCGTCAGGGGGTCGCCGGTATAAGGAACCGTAAGTAACGACCCGCGCTGGATAATGCTTTCGGAGTAGAACGGGCCTTCAGGAAACGTCAGCCCGCGCATATAGCCCGAATCCTGCGGGTCGGTGAAAATAATAACGCCCACTGCCCCGGCAGCCTGTGCGAACTGCGCTTTGTAGCCCCGGAAATTGCCACCGTATCGCGCCAGCACAATCTTACCCGCCACCGACACGCCCATATTTTTCAACTGCTCGAAATCTTCCTTGCGCCCGTAGTTAGCATACACCACCTCCGCCGTTACGTCGCCCGAACCCGACCAGGCGTTGTAACCCGGCGTCAGGCGCGGGTCGCTGGCATATTTGTCGTCTTTAAAGATAAATTCCTTTATGTTGATGGGCATTCGAACTGGTTCGACCAATTCAACGGCTATTTCGCCGGGGCCTTTGGGCAACAACACGTCGTGCGGGTAAATATCGACTTGCCAACCGGCTTTGCGCATGGTTTCGGCGATGTAGTCGCGCACTTGTTCATTCTCTTTCGAGCCGGTGATGTGGGGGACACTGCTCAACTTGATAAGGTGCGCCTTAAACGCTGCCGACGACTGTTGTTTTTTAAACTCGGTTTCGAGCTTAACCTGCGCATCCTGCCGCGCCGGAACAAATCCCGTCAGGTTCTGCGCCTGCGCATATGTCAATGCTGATAAAGAAAGCAGTAGTAGTTTTTTCACAGGTAGTTTGGGAGAGATGGAAGAATGTCAAAGATATAAAAAGGGGAACACGGATAAAAAGGGGAACACGGATTATACGGATTTTACCGATTGACACAGATTTTGTCTCGTAAAAAGAAATCTGCGTTGATCCGTATTATCCGTACAATCCGTGTTCCCCTTTAAAAAATTATTTGTCTCCTAAATCTGTGGCTGAAATCCAGCGCACGCCAAACTGTTGCCCGTTCGTGCGGGTTTCGTTGGGGTTAAGGTAGCGAATCCCGAAATCATTGATAATACCGTTCCAGTGCGGGCTGTTCCTGACCGGAATGGCGTAGGTATGGTACTGATTATCATTGATGACGGAGAACGTGACGAACTGCCCGGTTGTTTCGGCTTCGGCTTCTTTCTGGCCGACCTTCCGCCAGTCTAATTTCATCTGCGTTTCGGGTATATTGGTACGCATTCGTACATAGATTACGCCAAAATCAGCCGCTTTGTACCCTTTTCGGGGCGACAACAGCCGGAAACGCCGGTCGGTTGGCGTAATGACCAGTTCATTGCCTACCGGAAAGCCCTGGTCATAGGCTTTGCGATAATAGAAACCGTGTCGGGTGGCATTGCCCGCAAATACGTAGTTCGGTTTCGTTTCCGAACGCGGTAACGAATTGATGGTGTTCCGCATCTCACCCACAGTACCGACCACTACATTGATGTCGAACTCATACACGCCGTTGTGGTCGAGCCGCAGACTCATGCCGTTGGAAATGTACCCGGCATTGGCCGATTCGGCGGGGCCGCTACCAAGCGGGCCAAAGGCAGCCACTTTAAACTCATGCGAGAAGGGCGTATGCAGAGCCAAACCCCGGTTGGTGTTGGGCCGAACGGCCATAATCCAGGGTTCCGATGCATCGATGTCATAGGGACCGGTTTGCGGACTACCGTTGTGCTGACTTAAGCTTACACCGCCATTGCCGGGGTTCGGAATGGCGTTCACATCAATCAAAGGCGCATTTGTGTACGGCGTACCCTGTACTACGTAATACTGGTAATACGCGCTGTTGGTGTAAATGCACGGTAGCTCCTGCTGCCGAACGTCGTTGAACTGCGTCTGATCGGGCCGGTTGCCGGTGATGCGCACGTGCCGCTTCACTACGTTGCCCTCCAGCCGGATCCATTGCTCAACAACATAGTCGCCAAGTTCATTGCTCATGCCCCAATGTAGCCCGCGCGTTTTGCAGTATAACATAGAATTTGTGCGGCCATAACCCAGCACCGGCGAGTATTCGCCCGCCACGCTGCCGCCCTGAACGGGGTTGTAGCCAATGTCGGCCAGCAGCGGTTTGCCGTTCTGAGTCCAGCCCGAACCGTCGCTGGGGAAGCCATACAACGAAATCTGATCGTCGCGGCCAGGGTCGCGCTGACCATTGCCTTCTATCTTGCAGTTGATCATATTTTCGCCCACCTGTAGGTCGGTTATTTCGCGGATGACACCACCCACGCCGAGGTCGATAGCCACCCGAACGCGTTCGTTTTGCAGGAAAGGCCGCTTATCAGCGGGCGGTGGGCTGCTCAGAATAGGATAGTCGCCCGTTGGCGGTGGCGGTTCTACGGGTGGTACTGTTGGGCAGTTGCTTACGTTGACGGTAGCCGTAGCTGTTTTGGGCGCACAGCCGGGCCGCGACGCCGAAACGGTGTACTGATAACTCCCGTTTGTAGCGGGGGCCGTTAGGGTAATCGATTGTCCGCTTTGGCTAATACCGTTGCCCGTCCAGTTGTAAGCGATTTGGTCAGAGCAATCATTCCCCGAACAGGTTGCGCTAAGCCGAACGTTACCGCCACAACTCGCTTCGACCGGGCTTGCCGATACAGTGAAATTGCAGGTGGCCGTAGTGCCCGAACCAGGACATGAAGCCGTAGTCTTTGGACTCTCTGATAACTGAAAGTTGGCATTGGCCGCCCGCACAGAAATAGTAAGTGGCGCATTATTCCGGTAAGAGGCCGGAATTATCCAGCGGAAACCAAATTTATCGAAACCGCTGACACCCAACGCATTCGCCACATCGGGACGCGACCAATCGGTAGAGATGGTGGTAGCCTTCACCCCGTTTACAAATATATCTACCTGCTGAGGCTTACGGCTGTCGTTCACATTCGCAAGCCAGCCGCCAATTCCGTCGCAGTCGGCTCCATCCAAATGGCCCCGATACGACGCATTGGCTGGGGGAGGATCGGTAACAGGTGGATCAACAACAGGCGGTTCGGGCGGAGTATCTGTTCCAGTACAAACGGGCGTGGTGAGCGGACTTTGACTCAACTCAACACTTGTACCAGCAATTTTCACAGCTACTTTGATGACACGATTAGTTTTCAACGATTCGGGAATATCCCACCGAAACCCATATCGGTCGAAACCATCCGCGCCAAAAGCCGCAGCCACGTCGCCCCGGCCCTGATTGGCCGGAATGGTGGCTACGAGCCGGTCGTTGAAATAGACGTCGAGATTTACCGACTGGCGTAGGTTTGCCGGGTCAGCCGCCCAGCCGCCAATGGTGTTGCAGTTGGCAAATTCCAGCCAGCCCCGATACGCAGCAGCGCGGGCCGCGTGCGTTGGCGCATCGGCCACAATAAAAAGCGTTTCGGCATCTGATTGGGCGACCCCCGCTTTCTCCGCAACGGTAAGTCGTTCAGACGATTGTTTGAGACGGATTGCCGCTTTTTCGACATACAAACTCTGGTCGTCGGCCTGTTTGTGGCTTCTCAGCAATCGAAACGCCCCTGTTGACGCCGTGGATGTAAAATAGCCAACAATCCGGTAGTTTACCCGCTGATTGGCCGGACGGGATAGATCGGCCACTAAATTATCGGCAGGGTCGCCT from Spirosoma montaniterrae encodes:
- a CDS encoding NAD(P)H-binding protein encodes the protein MHYVITGSLGHTGKPITEGLINAGHTVTVVTSKAENTAAIEALGAKAAVGSVTNADFVRDAFAGADAVYLLIPSNWGVTNWRGFQNEIADNYIAAIKAHDIRFSVLLSSVGAHMGNGAGPVDGLHDAEQKLSQVAGLNNLFLRPSYFMYNLLSMIGMVKGAGIMGSNFGTDTVILTHTDDIADVALQALLNLDFTGNRVQYIASDERTGPEIARVLGEAVGKPETPWIVFEDEQSRQGMLQAGINEEIANNYTKLGEAMRTGEMQADFLANKPAHYGKIKLEDFAKNEFAPAFGA
- a CDS encoding MarR family winged helix-turn-helix transcriptional regulator is translated as MNNEVEATIAEETKSVTRYSACLLFSANALARAITAIGDDEFGRFGLSYSHAYLLCEVVDQPGVTPSELSETLYLTPSTITRLVEKLEQKHLLRRESEGKKTLIYATLDGEALRPAIAEAWQRVGARYSQAIGEENVCQFTQQVFRAAQSLEAI
- a CDS encoding M28 family peptidase, producing MKKLLLLSLSALTYAQAQNLTGFVPARQDAQVKLETEFKKQQSSAAFKAHLIKLSSVPHITGSKENEQVRDYIAETMRKAGWQVDIYPHDVLLPKGPGEIAVELVEPVRMPINIKEFIFKDDKYASDPRLTPGYNAWSGSGDVTAEVVYANYGRKEDFEQLKNMGVSVAGKIVLARYGGNFRGYKAQFAQAAGAVGVIIFTDPQDSGYMRGLTFPEGPFYSESIIQRGSLLTVPYTGDPLTPGEAALPMDAKNTPKRLAEKDVALHKIPVTPLPYGSAVEILKRMNGAKSVPTGWQGGLPFTYRLEGSPSLRVRLMVKQERAIQRIYQVVGTLTGSEFPDEWIIAGCHYDAWSFGATDPNSGTAMLLSLTESLGKLAKAGQRPRRTIKVAHWDAEEPGVIGSAEWSEQFRDELTQKAVAYMNYDAAVSGRTFGASASPSMKRLIIEATQAVQYPDSNKTVYQHWMAQKAAGNPTRVTGSSAPAVQSGEPTIGNLGGGSDHIGPYMHVGIPALSAGMEGPTLYHSQYDDLYFYDKFADPTYKMGPMMEQIVGTMTLRLANADLVPYDPTRYPTDLAVHLKAAEKKIQEYAPSYSIQPLLDAVADLKKNADACENARQNYLKSGRTDRLAELNRELRLLERAFIDPKGNAFGSWYRSLYASSDPNSGYASWMLPGLLYEASLKSTANLPDLEARYKKAITTLSEKLMALSQGMGSPASVGGGK